The Oceanicaulis sp. nucleotide sequence ACACCATGGGAGTTGGTTCTACCCGACGACGGTGCGCTAACCTTTTCGGAGGCAGCCGGCCACGGTAGGATCAGCGACTGGGGTGAAGTCGTAACAAGGTAGCCGTAGGGGAACCTGCGGCTGGATCACCTCCTTTCTAAGGATTGTCCGTCGACAGCGCTGGGCTCTGCCCATCCGCTTCCTCGGACGCTTAGAATCCAAAGAGCGTCCCGGCTCTCACCGGGATCGCCAAAACGGCGGATCGCCGCCGTCTTCGTTTCTCTTTCCAAAGTCCGCCCGCACGGGCACACCGGTGTCCGTGCGTGCTGCACGGCCTCGCTTGTCGAGGCCGGCGCGCGGGTTTCGGGCCTGTAGCTCAGGTGGTTAGAGCGCACGCCTGATAAGCGTGAGGTCGGTAGTTCGAGTCTACCCAGGCCCACCACCGCTCGCGCCGGGTCCAGAGTACGGGGCCATAGCTCAGCTGGGAGAGCACCTGCTTTGCAAGCAGGGGGTCGTCGGTTCGATCCCGACTGGCTCCACCAGCGCTTTGCAGCGACCGATGGGCGGACAGATGAGAACAGGTTTTCAGACCGGCCGCTGCGGCGATCGGATCTGAAGAGCTTTTTGACATTGTGAACGGAGGATACGACCGAAGCGCCAAGCACAGGCCAGGTCGTATCGTAGAGACATCCTGACTGACGGGCTCAGCGCGGTTGTTTCGCCAGGTCGTGACCTTCGATCACGGCGGGCGGAGCGTTCACCGTGCATGAGCGTCGTTGAGATCAAGCGTCAAAAGGGCGTTTGGTGGATGCCTTGGCGGTAAGAGGCGATGAAGGACGTGGCACGCTGCGTTAAGTCCCGGGGAGTTGCGAGCAGACTTTGATCCGGGAATATCCGAATGGGGAAACCCACCTTTACGGACACCGGCGATCTTTCGTCCGAGAAATCGGACGATGGGTCACCGGCGTTCGTGAGAGGTATCTTGTCCTGAATACATAGGGATAAGAAGCGAACTCGGGGAACTGAAACATCTAAGTACCCGAAGGAAAGGACATCAATTGAGACTCCCTCAGTAGCGGCGAGCGAACGGGGACCAGGCCAGTGTCTCGCATTTCGTCAGCGGAACGATCTGGAAAGGTCGGCCATAGCGGGTGACAGCCCCGTACGCGAAAACACAATGCGAGGCCTCGAGTAAGGCGGGACACGTGAAATCCTGTCTGAACGTGGGGGGACCACCCTCCAAGCCTAAGTACTCCTTACCGACCGATAGCGAACCAGTACCGTGAGGGAAAGGTGAAAAGCACCCCGACGAGGGGAGTGAAACAGACCCTGAAACCGGACGCCTACAAGCAGTCGGAGCCGCCTTGCGCGGTGACGGCGTACCTTTTGTATAATGGGTCAGCGACTTTGTCTCTCGAGCAAGCTTAAGCCGATAGGTGTAGGCGCAGCGAAAGCGAGTCTGAATAGGGCGATCAGTTCGAGGGATAAGACCCGAAACCGAGTGATCTAGCCATGTGCAGGTTGAAGGTGAGGTAACACTCACTGGAGGACCGAACCCACGTCTGTTGAAAAAGACGGGGATGACGTGTGGCTAGGGGTGAAAGGCCAATCAAACTCGGAAATAGCTGGTTCTCCGCGAAATCTATTTAGGTAGAGCGTCACGTGAATACCCTCGGGGGTAGAGCACTGGATGGGCTAGGGGGCCTCACCGGCTTACCAAACCTAACCAAACTCCGAATACCGAGGAGTACTGCGTGGCAGACACACGGCGGGTGCTAAGGTCCGTCGTGGAGAGGGAAACAGCCCTGACCGCCAGCTAAGGTCCCCAAGTGATCACTAAGTGGGAAACGATGTGGGAGTGCTTAGACAACCAGGAGGTTGGCTTAGAAGCAGCCATCCTTTAAAGAAAGCGTAACAGCTCACTGGTCAAGCGCTCCTGCGCGGAAAATGTAACGGGGCTTAAGTGATCCACCGAAGCTGCGGGCTCGAAAGAGCGGTAGCGGAGCGTTCCGTAGGCCGATGAAGGGCGATCGCGAGGTCGCCTGGAGGTATCGGAAGTGAGAATGCTGACATGAGTAGCGATAAAGAGTGTGAGAGACACTCTCGCCGAAAGTCCAAGGGTTCCTGCGCAATGCTAATCAGCGCAGGGTAAGCCGGCCCCTAAGGCGAGGCCGAAAGGCGTAGTCGATGGGAACCAGGTTAATATTCCTGGGCCAGCGGAAAGTGACGGGTTCTGGAAATCGTCAATCCTTACTGGATTGGATTGGCGGTGAAGGCGCCCCTGGAAATAGCTTCCGCATCAGACCGTACCCGAAACCGACACAGGTGGACTGGTAGAGCATACCAAGGCGCTTGAGAGAACTCTGCTGAAGGAACTCGGCAAATTGCTCCCGTAAGTTCGCGAGAAGGGAGCCTGGCGCTGGGCAACCAGTGTCCAGGGGCACAGACCAGGGGGTGGCGACTGTTTACTAAAAACACAGGGCTCTGCGAAGTCGCAAGACGACGTATAGGGTCTGACGCCTGCCCGGTGCCGGAAGGTTAAAAGGAGGGGTGCAAGCTCCGAATTGAAGCCCCGGTAAACGGCGGCCGTAACTATAACGGTCCTAAGGTAGCGAAATTCCTTGTCGGGTAAGTTCCGACCTGCACGAATGGCGTAACGACTTCCCCACTGTCTCCAGCAGAGACTCAGCGAAATTGAATTCTCCGTGAAGATGCGGAGTTCCCGCGGTCAGACGGAAAGACCCCGTGCACCTTTACTACAACTTCGCAGTGGCGTTAGTGGCGATATGTGTAGGATAGGCGGGAGGCTTTGAAACCAGGGCGCCAGTCTTGGTGGAGCCGTCCTTGAAATACCGCCCTTATCCTCATTGACGTCTAACCGCGGCCCGTGAACCCGGGCCCGGGACCCTGCGTGGTGGGTAGTTTGACTGGGGCGGTCGCCTCCCAAAGAGTAACGGAGGCGCGCGAAGGTTGGCTCAGAGCGGTCGGAAATCGCTCGTTGAGTGCAATGGCATAAGCCAGCCTGACTGCGAGACTGACAGGTCGAGCAGAGTCGAAAGACGGCCATAGTGATCCGGTGGTCCCGCGTGGAAGGGCCATCGCTCAACGGATAAAAGGTACGCCGGGGATAACAGGCTGATGATGCCCAAGAGTCCATATCGACGGCATTGTTTGGCACCTCGATGTCGGCTCATCGCATCCTGGGGCTGGAGCAGGTCCCAAGGGTTTGGCTGTTCGCCAATTAAAGCGGTACGTGAGCTGGGTTTAGAACGTCGTGAGACAGTTCGGTCCCTATCTGCCGTGGGTGTCGGATACTTGAGAGGAGCTGTCCCTAGTACGAGAGGACCGGGATGGACGCACCTCTGGTGGACCTGTTGTTGCGCCAGCAGCATTGCAGGGTAGCTAAGTGCGGACGGGATAACCGCTGAAAGCATCTAAGCGGGAAGCCCCCCTCAAAACCAGGTATCCCTTGAGAGCCGTGGAAGACCACCACGTCGATAGGCTGGAAGTGGAAGCGCAGCAATGTGTGAAGCGGACCAGTACTAATTGCTCGATCGGCTTGATCTCAGACGCTCATGTTCGGCGATCGCTTCGCCCGCATGAGCCCGATAGTCAGAATGTCTCTACGAAAACCGCGTCGAACGCGCCGAGCGGGTGGTTATAGCGAGGGTTCCGCACCCGTTCCCATTCCGAACACGGCCGTTAAGCCCCTCAGCGCCGATGGTACTATGTCTTAAGGCATGGGAGAGTAGGTCGCCGCCCGCTCCGCACGTTCGACGCCGCCTATATCCTCCGCTTCACGACGACACGAAAACGCCCCCGAAGCTCCGGCTCGGGGGCGTTTTTGTTTGCGCCGCATCACCTTCTGCGCCGCGGACGGCCGCGGCCGGCTGTGCATGTCGCGCGCCTGATCAGACCGGCTTGCCGGCGCGGATCCAGAGGCTTGCGAGCAGCTTGGCGCCCTGGCTCACCGGGGCGCCCGCGTGCAGGGTCTTGGGATCGCCACGCCCGTCGGCGGTGAGATTATCGAAAACGAGCGCTTCGCCCCGTTTGCCGCTCCAGCTCAGATCGAGCCTGGGAAACTGCGTTTCACCGCCTTCGTGCTCATGGTTGAGCTTGACCAGGACGGTGTGCGCCCGTTGCCCGCGGCGCGCCAGATCGCGGCTGGCGCGTCCCTGATCCTCGGCGATGTAGTCGAAGTGCGCGCGATACTCCTCGCCCGGCCGGTAAACTAGGATCGCGAGCGACTCCGCCCGTGAAGCATCCGCGCCGGCCAGGCGCGCCATGCGCTCGCGCATCGCCATGGCGGGCAGGTCCATCGCGCTTATCGGCAACGCAGCGGTCAGCGAGCGCCGGTACGGGTCGGGCCGGGTCTGTCCCGTTCCCGGGTCGTAGATCTCGGCAGGCTTCAGAAAAGGCGCCGCCGCCGCGGCGATATAATCGCACACGGCCGGGTGAACGGCGTTCGGCACTGTCGCGACGCGTGGCGCATCGCTCAAAGCGCGGCGTCCGCCGTCGATCTTGAAGAGCGTCGTTGCGAGCGCCTCCGCGTCGACTGCGGCCGCTCGGGCGCCTGGCTCGGCCTTGCGGCGCGGTAACCCCGCCACGTCCTGAGCCAGAGCCCCGCCGAGCGGATGCGCCTGCGCAAGCGCAGCGGCTTGGCCGGCCGCCGTCTCGCTGACGACGCCGGCGTCAGCCCCGAGGCGCAGCAACGCGGCGACCGCCTCCCCGCCACCTTGGCCGGCGAGGGCTTCCAGCCGAGGGATCGCGGCATTCTCATCGCCGGCGAGCAGACAGAGCAGCGCCAGTTCGAGCGCGGCGCGTCGATCGCCCGACGCGGCGGCATCAGACCGGAGCTTGATCGCGGCGGACCAGTCCGGCGCCGCTCCAATTCCGGAGACGGCCAGAAGCGCCTCCAGCCGGCCTCCCGTCTCCGGTTTAGGCGCAGTCTCGAGCGCTGCGCGAACGCGCGCGGCGGCAGTCTGATCGAGGCCGGCTTCGCTGGATGCGTCGAGCAAGGCCGGCCAGGCGCCTTCGGCGCCGTTCAGGGCGGCGGTCTCGAGCCCGGCGATCGCCCTGTCGAGATCGCCCTCGGACCATGCCTGAAGCGCGCCCCTCAAATCTGCGTCAGCCGTCATCACACCCTGCCTGCGCCGTTTTAAAAATCGTTCGAAGCGCAGCTTAAGCCTTTTGTAGGTCTGAACAATCCCGGCTACAGCCCGCTTTTCGGCGACAGATCAGGCCGCGGCGCGAAATGCTGCAATCTGATGAACCTGGTCCGTTGACGACCGGGCCTGGCCCCGTTACACACGCGTCTCTCCGAAACGGCTGGCCGCAAGCGCGTCTGGCCGCCCTGATGCGGGGTGGAGCAGCCCGGTAGCTCGTCAGGCTCATAACCTGAAGGTCGTAGGTTCAAATCCTACCCCCGCACCCAAAATACCCCATACGGGGCAACACTTTACGGGGTCAGCGAAAGCTGGCCCCGTTTTGCGTTTGGGGTCTTGCCAGCAGATTACCAGCCGGTTCGGGGGCTACGGAAACTCCAGCGCGTAAAATAAGTCCCTGGCAGGGGTTGTGCTCCGTTCGGCGCACCCCCACTTCGTGAAGCCGCCGAACGATCAATTTGAAAAGGAGACATCGATGGCAAATGCCGCTTGGGGAAATTGGACCTTAAATACCAACACCGGCTGTCTGGAGCATCAAGCCGGGGGACCTTACGAGCTCCCGGTTTATGAGATGACGAACTCCGCTGAGATCCTCGACTGGGTTTTCCAGATTGAGGAGAAGACGTGGGCCTCGAGTGAGGATATTGGCGATCTTGTCACTGCCGTTCGTGAAATCATCGGACGAGGAGTGGCGTCTGGAGGCGTCGATCATGAGGTCGACCCGAAAGGCGCGCTGGCTTCGAGATACGGCGTCCAGTTCAAGTAGCGAAAAGGCGGAGGCCACCAAGCTATCAAAGTTTCTAGGTAGCTTCGTGGCCTCGGCACCCCTCGTAACCGTCGCAAAGCCGAAGGGCCGCGACGTCCTCGCTGAAGAACGGCTTTCGGCACTTCATACAGGTGCGCCAGCCCACTTTCCTGACCACGCGCGGCGGGACGCAATCTAGGTCCATGACCGGCTCGCGGCGCTTTCCGCCGTCATTCGGCCAGCGGACCGGCTCCGCGAAGCCCTGCTCCTTGCCTTTGCCGTAGCGCCGCGCAGGCCGGGCTGTAGCGTTTGCGCGGGGCTGGTCGCCGCTACCCCCTTGGCTGGGGTGCACGCGTGGCTGTGGGGGCGCTGTGCGCCCCGCGCGCCATGCGGCCAGCCATTCGGGGACCGCCTCGGCCTCGCTCAACGCCCACGCTCCCACACTTGAAGGTTATTCTGCGCGCGGAACGCGCCCTCGGTATGCCACCGCCGGACGCAGGCGAGGACCATCGGCATGTCGGTGTGGTCATACTTCCCCGCCTCGATCCCGGCGGTGACCTCCGCCTCGAAGGCGTGGAGCGACCCGTAAGCGGCTTCGAAGGGCGAGCGGGGCGCGGCGCGAGCCTGCTCAAGGCGGCGTACCCGCGCCAGCAGCGACCGGGCCCCGGACACCGGCTAACCCTCGCGCGCTTTCAGGGCACGCCCGGCAGCCAGGGCACGCACGAGGTTGGCATCGCTAGCGGCTTTCCGCAGCTGGGCCTCCTCGGCGTACCGCTGGCGCACCGCCTCGCGCTCGGCCTGCGTCAAACCGTGCTTGCGAGGTCGATTCTCAATATCGTCGCCGTTGTTCCTCATGCTGGCACTGCACCGATCTGCACGAGGACATCGAAAGCTTCGGCGCGGACCCTGGTATCACCACAGTCCCGCATGACTGTCGCCATTGCGCGCACGACCGCTTGGCGCAGCTCGCGCCGCTCATAGGGCGTCATGGCGTCGAAGCGCCGCTGGAGGGCGTCACCGTGGTCAGCGCCATATTCCTCCGCAGAGATCGGCACGACGTGGACCGGGTGTTCGAACTGGTCGGCCAAGCTCACCGCCCAATCGACTGCCTGCTTATACTGGTCGATATGCTGGGTGGAGAGCGTGCGGGCGCTGCCGTCGCCGCCGTGAACGATCGTCCGCACCATCATGTCATCAGGCAGCGGCTCGTAAGCCGCGACGATGTTCCGCTTTGTCCTGTGAACCGGCATTAGACCGCCTTCCCTTCGAGGGTGATAATTCTGGCTTCGAGCTCGGCCACCGCCTCGATACCGGCGACGGCGTTGAGGCAGCCGATGAGCACGCGCGCGGTGTCGGGATCCACGTTGCCGTCAGCGACCGCTTGCATAATCTGCCGCGCCTGCTCGGCTAGGGGCGCATCGCTATCGAGCGCGAACTCCACCTTGTCGGCCTGCGCCTTCTTCGGAGGTGAGATGCGGGATAGAACCAGACCGGCGGCTTGAATGTCGCCAGCCAAGGCGGCGTCGATGACCACGCGCGCGACCGCTGGGCCATCGTCATTCAGCGCCTGAGCAATCTTGTCCCGCTTGGACCCCGACCCCTTCGGTCTACCGGCCGGATTAGGACTTTCCATCCCCTTCACCCATTTGCCGGGCTTGGGCGTGTATCCCTTCAGCCATTCGGGCTGCGCTGCATCGGACATACGGTCTTCCCCGTGATCTAATCAGGCTCGATTCAGGCTTCCTTGAAGCCGAGCGCCTTCTCAGCCGCGTCCTGCGCCTTGCGGACCTTGTTCGCCGCTGCGGAGGTGCCGCCGACGGCGCGCTCCACTTCCTTGAAGATCAGCCCCGCGCGCTGTTCCACCAACTCCTTCGCGCCCTGCATGGCCTTCAGCCGCTTGGTCCCCGCCGGGTTGTTCTTCTCGTGGTATTGGCGGAGCAGAACCTTCTGCATCCCCGCCTCGATGCCAGACAGCATGGCGGGCGCGCCGAGGACCGCCGTTGCGACCTCGTGGTCACCCTCAGCGATGGCCTTCTGGATGACCGACATGCGCTGCTCCGTGGGCAGCGCTTTCACATGGGCGCGCACTTCGCCCGCGATGCTCCCTGCCGCCTTGGTCGTGACCGGTTGCGACAGCTCGCCTTCGAGATGGTCGATGCCCTTGTTGAGGCTGACCAACACGCTGTCGAAAGCGCGCGTCATGCGCTCAAAGTGCTTCTTCGCGAACGTATCGACCTGGAGCAGCTTCTGCTCGTCCGTCCAGCCGGGGTTCTGGTGGACGACCGCGCGGGTATCGTGGATCGCCCGTAGACCCTCATACGCGGTGCTGAAGGCGGTGACGGTGGGCGCCAACACAGCCTCGGTGTCGGCGTCATACCCGTCAATCTTGGTGACGGTGTCAGGGTGGAGTGAAGGCGAGATACGGTGGTCAACTTCGGACATGGCAGCCTCTTAAGAGCCTGATACGGCTGTAAACGTGCTGTTAGCGTACCGGCTGCCATTTTCGGTCCGCAAGCGATTTTATAAATAAACCAACATCTTAGGTCCGATTGTTGGCGCTTCGGCGCTCAAACTGTTTGTTTGGCGTGGAAGTCGATTGGCTCAATCGGCACTCACACCATAGTCGTCATCTGGAGTGAAGTTTGCCCGGTCTGTTCCGCAAGCGCCGTTTGGGCGGGTCGCTGCATCAGTAGGCATGTCGAAGTTTAGACACCACGCGCCATCATCCGCTGCATGAACACAACCGACGCATCCGGTGTCTCTTTCGTCGTCGTGGTGGTGGTAGCGGTCATGGCAGTGGCCGCACAACGCTACCAGTTCGAATAAAAACTCCTCCCTCCAATTCCGGTACGTCAAATGGTGGACTTCTGTCGCTCGTTCTTTGCGGCATCCCTCGCAAAGACTATTGGCCCGTTCCATCACAAGCCTTCTACGTTCAGCCCAGTCGGGCGAGGCGAGGTAGGAGTCGTGCGCTTGCTGAAAGTATGTTTTTCCTTCAGAACGGCCTTTCCAGCGGCTCGCTTGAAGAGCAACGTACCGTCGCCTCACTTCATCCTGTCTAGCATCGTACTCGGCCTGATAGGCCGCTCGAAGGGCTTCATCAAATTCATTGAGGTGCTGAGTATCCGGGGATTGCTTGACCGGATTGCCACGAAGTTCTCCGCAGACGAGACACTGTTGGCGAACAACCTTCGACCCGCCCCTATTCAGCCCCTGCCGCAGCTCCGTCCTGGGATGATCGCACAAGGTAGCCGCGAGCTGGTTGATCTCCTGTGCGTACCGAATCGTGAGATCATCATCTAGAGGAACACGATTGCCGGTGTCTGGATCAGTAATGGTCACAATCGCTCCTTCTCAGGGATTCGAAATCACCCCAGTCTGAACCGTCGCGAGTAAAATGGTAATAGCCTGTTGCTGTTTTGTTCGCGTGCGGTTGACTCATATGTGGAAAAGTGTCCGCCCTTTGAGCCGGAGTGCCAAATGACTTCTATCGAGCTTGCGTCTGTCGGCGCGGTTCTCCAAGGCATTGGCTCAATTGCCGGTGCACTTGCGATAATCGGAGCCGCATGGTTCGCCTCCAACACCTTCGATAGCTGGCGGCGGCAGAAGCTGTCTGAGCGACGGATCGAGCAGGCGGAACGTATACTAACGGCCACCTACAAAGCTCGAAGGGCCTTGAGGTATGTCCGCAGCCCGATGTTGTGGGCTCACGAATTGGATGCTGCGGAGAAAGAGCTCACCGAGCGCGATGACTGGCCCATGGCGGATGCCGCTTTGCGGCGGAGAATGGTTTCGGCTCAGACCTACTTCGACCGGCTCAACCGAACCCTTGAGGAACGCAAGTCGATTGACGAATGCCTGCCGATGGCGAGAGCGCTCTTCGGGGAAGAAGTCGAAAACGCGCTGGACGAACTCAACCGACAATTCCATTTGGTCAGCATTGCAGCTGAGGCTAGCGTCGATGCGGGCAACGATAGGGACTTTCAACGGTCGCTTCGCGCTGACCTGAGCAGTGCAGGCGGGAGCAAGGAGCCGAACAAGATGAACGAGACCATCGAAGCTCAGGTGGCGGCGATTGAAGCCGTCTGTCTCCCGGTTCTTCGTCTTGAAGGCACGCTGAAAGGCTAGGACCGGGCTATGCTGTTCTGATGACCACAGCGACGGCGCAAGACCAATCAATCGCTTAGGTCCCGCGTCCGTGAGGTTAGGGGTTTGACGGTCGAGCGATGCCGCCATCGTGGCTTTAATGTTTATTCTTTAATATCGCCCCCTACAGCCGCAAAAGGCTGCTTTAGATATTCCAAGAATAAAATATTAAAGTAATAAAGTTCCCTAGATACCCCATGTTTTACAGGGTGATGCGCTTTAATACGCGATCATAGCGCTAATACGAGAACGACGACGAAAGCGCATCGCTTCCGCCGCCGTATTATTCTCGCCATTAGCCGCCGTAGTCGGGCAGGTTGAGAATTCGATAGCCTTGGCCGTGGTAGTTGAAGCTCTCGATAAGCCGATCCTTCTTCATGTCCATCAAGTGACCGGCTTCTACCAAGCTGCGGACTGTATCGCGCAGCGCCCAGTTCTGCCCGAGCTTGTGGTTATAGAAGGCGGAGTGTTGCGACGTGCGAACGACTAGGTAGCTCAGCGGCACGATCCCGTTCTCGCGCATCCCTTTCGGAACCTTATAGCTGGGCGCAG carries:
- a CDS encoding 2OG-Fe(II) oxygenase; this translates as MTADADLRGALQAWSEGDLDRAIAGLETAALNGAEGAWPALLDASSEAGLDQTAAARVRAALETAPKPETGGRLEALLAVSGIGAAPDWSAAIKLRSDAAASGDRRAALELALLCLLAGDENAAIPRLEALAGQGGGEAVAALLRLGADAGVVSETAAGQAAALAQAHPLGGALAQDVAGLPRRKAEPGARAAAVDAEALATTLFKIDGGRRALSDAPRVATVPNAVHPAVCDYIAAAAAPFLKPAEIYDPGTGQTRPDPYRRSLTAALPISAMDLPAMAMRERMARLAGADASRAESLAILVYRPGEEYRAHFDYIAEDQGRASRDLARRGQRAHTVLVKLNHEHEGGETQFPRLDLSWSGKRGEALVFDNLTADGRGDPKTLHAGAPVSQGAKLLASLWIRAGKPV
- a CDS encoding DUF5681 domain-containing protein; protein product: MSDAAQPEWLKGYTPKPGKWVKGMESPNPAGRPKGSGSKRDKIAQALNDDGPAVARVVIDAALAGDIQAAGLVLSRISPPKKAQADKVEFALDSDAPLAEQARQIMQAVADGNVDPDTARVLIGCLNAVAGIEAVAELEARIITLEGKAV